A DNA window from Dunckerocampus dactyliophorus isolate RoL2022-P2 chromosome 17, RoL_Ddac_1.1, whole genome shotgun sequence contains the following coding sequences:
- the LOC129169798 gene encoding calcium/calmodulin-dependent protein kinase type II subunit beta-like isoform X13 — MGVVHRDLKPENLLLASKCKNAAVKLADFGLAIEVQGDQQAWFGFAGTPGYLSPEVLRKEAYGKPVDIWACGVILYILLVGYPPFWDEDQHKLYQQIKAGAYDFPSPEWDTVTPEAKNLINQMLTINPSKRITAQEALKHPWVCQRSTVASMMHRQETVECLKKFNARRKLKGAILTTMLVSRNFSVGRQTTAPAAVGGVSGSPAGIVEQAAKSLLNKKADVKSTSSRNSTVSSPKVHVSSAALEPQTTVIHNPVDGIKESSDSSNTTTEDEDVKARKQEIIKITEQLIEAVNNGDFDAYSKICDPGLTSFEPEGLGNLVEGMDFHRFYFDNLLAKNSKPIHTTILNPHVHMIGEDAACIAYIRLTQFVDAHGRPRSSQSEETRVWHRRDSRWQNVHFHCSGAPAAPLQA; from the exons CCCGAGAACCTGCTGCTGGCCAGTAAGTGTAAGAACGCTGCCGTCAAGCTGGCTGATTTTGGACTGGCCATCGAGGTCCAAGGAGACCAGCAGGCCTGGTTCG gctttGCAGGTACGCCAGGTTATTTGTCTCCAGAGGTGTTGAGGAAGGAAGCGTACGGGAAACCAGTAGACATCTGGGCATGCG gtgtgaTCCTCTACATCCTCCTGGTGGGCTACCCCCCTTTCTGGGACGAGGACCAGCACAAACTCTACCAGCAGATCAAAGCTGGAGCGTACGAT TTTCCCTCTCCAGAGTGGGACACGGTGACGCCAGAAGCAAAAAATCTGATCAACCAGATGTTGACCATCAACCCAAGCAAGAGAATCACGGCACAGGAAGCACTCAAACATCCATGGGTCTGC CAACGCTCCACTGTGGCCTCCATGATGCACCGGCAGGAGACCGTGGAGTGTCTGAAGAAGTTCAACGCCAGGAGGAAACTCAAG GGTGCCATCTTGACCACCATGCTGGTTTCCAGGAACTTCTCTG TGGGACGTCAGACCACGGCGCCGGCGGCCGTTGGCGGCGTGTCGGGAAGCCCGGCCGGCATCGTGGAACAAG CAGCCAAGAGCCTCCTCAACAAGAAGGCTGATGTCAAG AGCACCAGCAGCAGGAACAGCACAGTCAGCAGTCCTAAAGTCCACGTGTCGTCTGCGGCGCTG GAGCCTCAGACTACTGTTATCCATAATCCCGTAGATGGGATCAAG GAATCCTCAGACAGCAGCAACACCACTACTGAGGATGAAGACGTGAAAG CTCGCAAGCAGGAGATCATCAAGATCACGGAGCAGCTCATCGAAGCCGTCAACAACGGCGACTTTGACGCCTACTC gaagaTTTGTGACCCCGGCCTGACGTCCTTCGAGCCCGAGGGTCTGGGGAACCTGGTGGAGGGGATGGACTTCCACCGCTTCTACTTCGACAACC TCCTGGCCAAGAACAGCAAGCCCATCCACACCACCATCCTCAACCCGCACGTGCACATGATCGGCGAGGACGCCGCCTGCATCGCGTACATCCGCCTCACGCAGTTCGTGGACGCACACGGTCGACCCCGCTCCAGCCAATCGGAGGAGACCAGGGTGTGGCATCGCCGCGACAGTCGCTGGCAGAACGTCCACTTCCACTGCTCTGGGGCGCCCGCCGCCCCCCTGCAGGCCTGA